One Phycisphaerae bacterium RAS2 DNA window includes the following coding sequences:
- the nhaS3 gene encoding High-affinity Na(+)/H(+) antiporter NhaS3, which translates to MGRLFARVGQPQVVGEMVAGIVLGPSVFGMVAPTAWAAVFPAASLQYLQILSQVGVVLFLFLIGVDLDPRLLRKQGRTAAGIGASSIVLPFLLGAALTCYLYPRLFGNPPAMSLTTVSLFMGAAMSVTAFPVLARILTERNLHKTTVGALAIVCAAMNDVIAWCMLAFVVAICRARGLHSAGLTAILATGYVAIMFWIGRPLMGRLEAYYKLRGRLSQGMFGLVMLLIVASALATEAIGIHALFGAFLVGVIMPKGSAFVRDLTERLEDITVVFLLPIFFAFAGLQTQIGLLSSGRLWFDAGLIVLVACAGKIGGASIAARACGLSWRESSAIGILMNTRGLMELVILNIGRELGVISDVVFAMMVIMALVTTALTTPVLSWVYPDRLFRDRPIAAPAADRPWSLLVSIARPDTAAGLLRLGGQIAGSAGKLVALHLKPAVDRDAYRSAADRGSAEEDSAVAPLAAAAKEAGIELEPLSLVTTDVATDISEVAAARHADLILMGFHRPIFGQTLLGGTVHKVMSRAACDIGVFVDRRFATAGRVLVPFLGGTHDRLALELARRLARSAGAAVTVLHVTPRTRRDAPPLGAQGAVDKVFADPTQPTPVTFRMVEDDSPIDAVIREAASHDLVLIGVAEKWGLESHVFGWKAERIAADCPCSMLIVRKGVGGPSQQG; encoded by the coding sequence ATGGGCCGGCTCTTTGCGCGCGTCGGACAGCCGCAGGTTGTCGGCGAAATGGTCGCTGGCATCGTGCTGGGGCCGAGCGTATTCGGAATGGTGGCACCGACCGCCTGGGCAGCGGTCTTCCCGGCCGCATCACTCCAATACCTGCAAATCCTTAGCCAGGTCGGAGTCGTGCTGTTTCTCTTTCTGATCGGCGTGGACCTTGACCCCCGCCTATTGCGAAAGCAGGGGCGCACGGCAGCCGGCATCGGGGCGTCCAGCATCGTGCTTCCTTTTTTGCTTGGCGCGGCACTGACTTGCTATCTGTATCCGCGGCTGTTCGGAAACCCGCCCGCCATGTCGTTGACCACGGTTAGCCTGTTCATGGGCGCGGCCATGAGTGTGACGGCGTTTCCTGTGCTGGCTCGCATCCTGACAGAGCGGAATCTACACAAGACCACGGTGGGCGCGCTGGCGATTGTTTGCGCGGCGATGAATGACGTCATTGCATGGTGCATGCTGGCGTTCGTTGTCGCGATTTGCCGCGCCCGTGGATTGCACAGCGCCGGACTGACGGCCATCCTGGCCACGGGTTATGTCGCGATCATGTTCTGGATCGGCCGACCGCTCATGGGGCGACTGGAAGCCTATTACAAACTTCGCGGGCGCCTTTCGCAGGGCATGTTCGGACTGGTCATGTTGCTGATCGTCGCTTCGGCGCTCGCAACGGAAGCGATCGGGATTCACGCGCTGTTCGGCGCGTTCCTCGTCGGCGTGATCATGCCAAAGGGCTCGGCGTTCGTCCGCGACCTGACCGAACGACTCGAGGACATCACCGTCGTTTTCCTGTTGCCGATCTTTTTCGCCTTCGCGGGACTTCAAACGCAAATCGGGCTCTTGAGTTCCGGCCGCCTTTGGTTCGACGCCGGGCTCATTGTGCTCGTCGCCTGCGCCGGAAAGATCGGCGGCGCATCCATCGCGGCGCGCGCCTGCGGGCTGTCCTGGCGTGAATCCTCCGCCATCGGCATCCTCATGAACACGCGAGGACTGATGGAGCTGGTCATCCTCAACATCGGCCGCGAACTGGGCGTCATCTCCGATGTTGTCTTCGCCATGATGGTCATCATGGCGCTGGTGACCACCGCGTTGACGACACCTGTATTAAGCTGGGTCTATCCCGATCGGCTCTTTCGCGATCGACCCATCGCGGCGCCGGCTGCCGATCGGCCGTGGAGCCTGCTGGTGTCCATCGCGCGGCCCGACACGGCGGCGGGCCTGTTGCGACTCGGGGGGCAGATCGCCGGCAGCGCCGGCAAACTGGTGGCGCTGCACCTCAAGCCGGCCGTCGATCGCGACGCCTATCGCAGCGCGGCGGACCGCGGAAGCGCGGAGGAAGACTCGGCCGTGGCGCCGCTCGCCGCGGCGGCGAAGGAGGCGGGGATCGAGCTGGAGCCGCTCTCACTGGTCACGACGGATGTCGCGACGGACATATCGGAGGTCGCGGCGGCACGGCACGCGGACTTGATCCTCATGGGGTTTCACCGGCCGATCTTCGGGCAAACCCTGCTTGGCGGCACGGTGCACAAAGTCATGTCGCGCGCCGCGTGCGACATCGGCGTTTTTGTCGATCGCCGCTTCGCGACCGCGGGGAGGGTGCTGGTCCCGTTTCTCGGCGGCACGCATGATCGGCTGGCACTGGAACTGGCGAGGCGGCTGGCGCGCAGCGCCGGCGCCGCCGTGACCGTGCTGCACGTGACACCACGAACGCGGCGCGATGCACCGCCGCTCGGCGCGCAGGGCGCGGTGGACAAGGTGTTCGCCGATCCGACGCAGCCGACGCCGGTGACGTTTCGCATGGTCGAAGATGATTCGCCGATCGACGCGGTGATTCGTGAAGCCGCGTCGCACGATCTGGTCTTGATCGGCGTGGCCGAGAAGTGGGGCCTCGAGTCGCATGTGTTCGGCTGGAAGGCCGAGCGCATCGCGGCAGACTGCCCCTGCTCGATGTTGATCGTGCGCAAAGGCGTCGGAGGTCCAAGCCAACAAGGATAG
- a CDS encoding hypothetical protein (Tricorn protease homolog 1) translates to MHRLVASRAFQFCCPFLFVFMFALSARAQVQPHGGMLRYPDVSRDKIAFVYANDIWVVSRDGGTATPLASPPGTELFPRFSPDGAQLAFVGNYDGNRDLYVVPVEGGPPRRVTHHPDGETMCDWVPAANAGLVAGGATGDRLLFYTNGLAGLRRQMQLFTVDASGGMPVKLPVPYGATAAISADGEWLAYTPHTTDFRTWKRYRGGMATDIWLFNLKTKQSKQMTTWEGTDTQPMWQGQTVYYLSDAGPEHRQNIWSYDTASGRTQQHTNYKDFDIKWASNGPGANGEGEIVFQVGAELRLFNLGAKSDKVVSVTIPGDRPKLRPRRVDVAGNMPALDISATGKRAVVEARGDIWTLPAEHGSPRNLTRSSGVFDRDPMWSPDGKWIAYFSDATGEYELYRRSADEKGEPEQLTKGSKTFYYAPIWSPDSKHIALTDKAGNILLCDVEKKETKAIDTDPWANAPRISWSRDSGWIAYPKNGLNRQSAIYLYEMASGKVHQVTTGMFNDWAPTFDRAGDYLYFASNRAWNSPRYEDIGTTFVYNETALLYVVPLRKDVKLPFAPKSDEEPATTQPATSQPASSQTADSQPASSPTSTQASQPGEKKDEKKPVIIELEEFERRAVQLEIKRGSFGNLAVAHDAKLIFSRFAGRGAETEPSIRIFDLADEKKEENTVLAGAAFFAISPDGKKLLVRKDNKMAIVDPAKDQKLDKSISTAGMGSMVSPREEWKQILTEVWRLQRDYFYDPHMHGVDWEAVYKRYAAMLADCASREDVGFVAAEMISELNAGHTYYGGGDLEGQPSVSVGMLGCDFELVKGDTAAYRIARIHEGAPWDSDARGPLSQPGVDVKVGDYLLAVNRMPVDTARDPWASFQGLADQTVTLTVSDKATMDDKARDVVVKLLSDESNLRYRAWIERNRAYVAEKTDGKVGYIYVPNTGVDGQNDLFRQFYGQMDKGALIIDERWNGGGQIPTRFIELLNRPITNYWARRDGHDWPWPPDSHQGPKCMLINGLAGSGGDAFPAYFRQSGLGKLIGMRTWGGLIGISGNPGLIDGAFTTVPTFGYYKKDGTWGIEGHGVDPDMEVVDDPALMVDGGDPQLDAAIAHMLGELQRNPYRAPNRPTYPDRSGMGIREEDK, encoded by the coding sequence ATGCACCGCTTGGTAGCTTCCCGCGCGTTCCAATTCTGTTGCCCCTTCCTGTTTGTGTTCATGTTTGCTCTTTCGGCGCGGGCGCAGGTCCAGCCGCATGGCGGGATGCTGCGCTATCCCGACGTAAGCCGCGACAAGATCGCGTTCGTGTACGCGAACGACATCTGGGTCGTCTCGCGCGATGGCGGCACGGCGACGCCGCTGGCCAGCCCGCCGGGGACAGAGTTGTTCCCACGGTTCAGCCCCGACGGCGCTCAACTCGCCTTTGTGGGGAATTACGACGGCAATAGAGATTTGTACGTCGTGCCGGTCGAGGGCGGCCCGCCCCGGCGCGTCACCCATCATCCCGACGGCGAGACGATGTGCGACTGGGTTCCCGCGGCGAATGCCGGTCTCGTCGCCGGCGGCGCGACGGGCGATCGGCTACTGTTTTATACAAACGGCTTGGCCGGTTTGCGCCGCCAGATGCAGCTCTTCACCGTCGACGCTTCGGGCGGCATGCCCGTGAAGCTGCCCGTACCCTATGGCGCGACGGCGGCGATCAGCGCCGATGGCGAGTGGCTGGCCTACACGCCACACACGACGGACTTCCGCACGTGGAAGCGCTACCGAGGCGGCATGGCGACCGACATCTGGCTGTTCAACCTCAAGACGAAGCAATCAAAACAAATGACGACGTGGGAGGGCACCGACACCCAACCGATGTGGCAGGGGCAGACCGTGTACTACCTAAGCGACGCCGGGCCGGAGCATCGCCAGAACATCTGGTCGTACGACACAGCCAGCGGTCGCACGCAGCAGCACACAAACTACAAAGATTTCGACATCAAGTGGGCATCGAATGGTCCGGGCGCCAATGGAGAGGGCGAAATCGTCTTTCAGGTCGGCGCGGAGCTGCGCCTGTTCAACCTCGGCGCGAAGTCCGACAAGGTTGTGTCGGTCACGATCCCCGGCGATCGGCCGAAGCTTCGTCCGCGGCGCGTGGATGTGGCGGGCAACATGCCGGCGCTCGACATTTCGGCCACCGGCAAGCGCGCGGTGGTCGAGGCGCGGGGCGACATCTGGACGCTCCCGGCCGAACACGGCTCGCCGCGAAACCTGACGCGCAGCAGCGGCGTGTTCGATCGCGACCCGATGTGGAGCCCGGACGGCAAGTGGATCGCATACTTCTCCGATGCAACGGGCGAGTACGAGTTGTACCGCCGCTCGGCGGATGAGAAAGGCGAGCCGGAGCAACTGACCAAGGGCAGCAAGACGTTTTATTACGCGCCCATTTGGTCGCCCGACTCGAAGCACATTGCCCTCACCGACAAGGCCGGCAACATCCTGCTCTGCGACGTGGAGAAGAAGGAGACGAAAGCCATTGACACCGACCCATGGGCCAATGCGCCGCGAATAAGCTGGAGCCGCGACTCCGGCTGGATCGCCTACCCGAAGAACGGTTTAAACCGCCAATCGGCGATTTATCTGTACGAGATGGCGTCGGGCAAAGTGCACCAGGTGACGACCGGCATGTTCAACGATTGGGCGCCGACCTTCGACCGGGCGGGGGACTATCTATACTTCGCCAGCAACCGCGCCTGGAACAGCCCGCGCTACGAGGACATTGGAACGACTTTCGTCTATAACGAGACGGCTTTGCTTTATGTCGTTCCGCTGCGAAAGGACGTGAAGCTGCCCTTCGCGCCCAAGAGTGACGAAGAGCCGGCCACCACCCAGCCTGCGACGAGCCAGCCCGCCTCCAGCCAGACGGCGGATTCGCAGCCCGCTTCGTCGCCGACCAGCACGCAAGCATCCCAGCCGGGCGAGAAAAAGGATGAGAAAAAGCCGGTCATCATCGAGCTGGAAGAATTCGAGCGCCGCGCCGTGCAACTGGAGATCAAGCGCGGCAGCTTCGGAAACCTCGCCGTCGCGCACGATGCCAAGCTGATCTTCTCGCGGTTCGCGGGCCGTGGCGCCGAGACCGAGCCGTCCATCCGCATTTTCGACCTGGCGGATGAGAAGAAGGAAGAGAACACGGTGCTGGCCGGTGCGGCCTTCTTCGCCATCTCGCCGGACGGCAAGAAGCTGCTGGTTCGCAAGGACAACAAGATGGCGATCGTTGACCCGGCGAAGGACCAGAAGCTGGACAAGTCGATTTCCACGGCCGGCATGGGTTCGATGGTCTCGCCGCGCGAAGAGTGGAAGCAGATCCTCACCGAGGTGTGGCGCTTGCAGCGGGATTACTTCTACGACCCGCACATGCACGGCGTCGACTGGGAGGCCGTGTACAAGCGGTACGCGGCGATGCTGGCCGACTGTGCGAGCCGCGAAGATGTCGGCTTTGTGGCAGCCGAGATGATCTCCGAATTGAACGCCGGACACACTTATTACGGCGGCGGCGACCTGGAAGGCCAGCCGAGCGTATCGGTCGGCATGCTGGGTTGTGATTTCGAGCTGGTCAAGGGCGATACGGCGGCGTATCGCATCGCTCGGATTCACGAGGGCGCACCGTGGGACAGCGACGCGCGCGGACCGTTGAGTCAACCCGGCGTCGATGTGAAGGTCGGCGACTACCTCCTGGCGGTGAACCGGATGCCGGTGGATACCGCGCGCGATCCGTGGGCGAGTTTCCAAGGGCTGGCCGATCAGACGGTGACGCTGACGGTAAGCGACAAGGCGACGATGGATGACAAAGCCCGCGACGTGGTGGTGAAGCTGCTCTCCGACGAGAGCAATCTGCGCTATCGCGCATGGATCGAGCGCAACCGGGCGTACGTCGCCGAGAAGACCGACGGCAAGGTCGGATACATTTATGTGCCCAACACCGGCGTCGATGGGCAGAATGACCTGTTCCGCCAGTTCTACGGCCAGATGGACAAGGGCGCGTTGATCATCGACGAACGATGGAACGGCGGCGGGCAGATCCCCACGCGCTTCATCGAACTGCTCAATCGGCCGATCACGAACTACTGGGCGCGGCGCGACGGTCACGACTGGCCGTGGCCGCCGGACAGCCACCAGGGACCGAAATGCATGTTGATCAACGGCCTCGCCGGGTCGGGTGGTGACGCGTTCCCGGCATACTTCCGCCAGTCGGGCCTGGGCAAGCTGATCGGGATGCGGACGTGGGGCGGGCTGATCGGCATCTCGGGCAACCCGGGGTTGATTGACGGCGCGTTCACAACGGTGCCGACGTTCGGGTATTACAAGAAAGACGGCACCTGGGGCATCGAGGGGCACGGCGTCGATCCCGATATGGAAGTCGTCGACGACCCGGCGCTCATGGTCGACGGCGGCGATCCGCAGCTCGACGCAGCCATTGCGCACATGTTGGGCGAATTGCAGCGCAATCCCTATCGCGCGCCGAATCGACCGACCTACCCGGATCGCAGCGGCATGGGCATCCGCGAAGAGGACAAGTAG